In one Brevibacillus composti genomic region, the following are encoded:
- a CDS encoding ISLre2 family transposase has translation MSKFTTEFPTMKELETLLFRTLQEQFAAGMAYILEALDEYLMHQRDHSRFRLKDQREVQIDTLFGTVRFKRRLYQDRVKGQHVYLLDRMLAFDGREKLSPFLEEIAIEFASQGPSYRDSAKRLEALLGYRVLSHEAIRDKLITRVEQASTIVSKATRRSVRVLFVEVDGLYTSLQRQRQRGMENRMAIVHEGWEQEGDRVRLRSKRHYLHTTKGEFWEGFGDFLVRHYDMDENTWIVVNGDGANWIGECESYFHRCIYTLDRFHVARELRRFLGQLPETWQTVRQALAAFEADILLATVESVPEEKILEEHRNEWRKYVAYLRRHRRHLIDYRKVLGEAGIDTTGMRPMGSAEAQMRVMAKRTKRGGYSWSVRGVQAMLRAIMARQEGSRLSGQAIAKKQVLQPNPMVRVKDLLREVKEQAKGYINGTIRLLHGPYQSSPTGLALKALRG, from the coding sequence GTGAGCAAGTTTACCACGGAATTTCCCACAATGAAAGAGCTTGAAACGTTGTTGTTTCGAACGTTGCAGGAACAGTTCGCTGCCGGTATGGCTTATATTTTGGAAGCGTTGGACGAGTATCTGATGCATCAACGGGATCATTCACGCTTTCGGCTGAAGGACCAACGAGAAGTCCAGATCGACACACTCTTTGGTACGGTTCGATTCAAACGGCGATTGTATCAGGATCGCGTGAAGGGTCAACATGTGTATTTGTTGGATCGTATGCTGGCCTTTGACGGGCGGGAGAAGCTAAGCCCGTTTTTGGAAGAGATAGCGATCGAATTTGCTAGCCAAGGCCCCTCGTACCGGGACAGCGCAAAACGCTTGGAAGCGTTACTGGGGTATCGGGTACTGAGCCATGAGGCCATTCGGGACAAACTAATCACGCGGGTTGAACAAGCATCAACCATCGTGTCGAAAGCGACCCGAAGGTCGGTTCGCGTATTGTTTGTGGAAGTGGATGGACTTTACACCTCATTGCAGAGGCAACGCCAGCGGGGAATGGAAAATCGAATGGCGATTGTGCACGAAGGATGGGAACAAGAGGGGGACCGAGTGCGGCTTAGGTCGAAACGCCATTACCTGCATACGACGAAGGGAGAGTTCTGGGAAGGGTTTGGCGACTTTCTGGTTCGTCATTACGACATGGATGAAAACACATGGATCGTAGTCAATGGGGATGGGGCCAATTGGATTGGAGAATGCGAATCCTACTTTCACCGCTGTATTTACACACTGGATCGCTTTCATGTGGCGCGAGAATTGCGCCGATTCCTGGGTCAGTTGCCAGAGACGTGGCAGACGGTAAGGCAGGCGTTGGCGGCCTTTGAAGCGGATATCTTGCTGGCGACAGTAGAGTCCGTACCGGAGGAAAAGATTCTGGAAGAGCACCGGAACGAATGGCGGAAATACGTGGCCTATTTACGGCGGCATCGAAGGCATCTTATCGACTATCGAAAGGTTCTGGGTGAAGCTGGTATCGACACGACGGGCATGCGTCCAATGGGGAGTGCGGAAGCGCAAATGCGGGTGATGGCAAAAAGGACCAAACGAGGCGGCTACAGTTGGAGTGTACGGGGAGTACAAGCGATGTTGCGAGCCATTATGGCACGACAAGAGGGAAGTCGTTTGAGCGGCCAGGCGATAGCGAAGAAGCAAGTGTTACAGCCCAACCCAATGGTCCGAGTGAAGGACTTGCTACGGGAAGTGAAAGAGCAGGCAAAAGGCTATATAAACGGGACGATCCGCCTGTTGCACGGGCCATATCAAAGCAGCCCTACCGGGCTGGCCTTAAAAGCCCTTCGCGGATGA
- a CDS encoding IS4 family transposase: MDKDTLLSSFGKWVAPLNAKIISDWTTETGEDKYVKKLTTLAYLLIFMDAQLNQRKALRDIVTEIENNEAFQKELGITSISISQLSRKNNKLSPELLQQLFVDLVAQVTRIRTPAAGRVGTVKLLDSTTMSLCLSKYKWATYRKTKAGVKLHLRVTFCDPDTVYPEKAVLTPAKPSDRTQMDALIDETGATYVFDRGYVDYEKYDQYCWDGVFFVTRLKDNAIVEVMDEFPTAEGSVMTRDRMVKIGKGAKQMKHVLRLIETVDLKGNPIRIITNRFDLTAEEIGDLYRNRWKIETFFRWLKQHLKLTRFYGEDENAVWNQILICLISYCLLLLMKLELSTTKSLLDLSRLLKSNLTKSWEVFKAAVFRKPARTSKGRQKVVKS; this comes from the coding sequence ATGGACAAGGATACACTACTTTCGTCATTTGGTAAATGGGTTGCACCCTTAAATGCAAAAATAATTTCCGACTGGACCACAGAAACCGGCGAAGACAAGTATGTGAAGAAGCTTACCACTCTAGCGTACCTTCTCATCTTCATGGACGCTCAGCTGAATCAGCGCAAGGCTTTGCGGGACATTGTCACCGAAATTGAGAATAACGAAGCCTTCCAGAAAGAACTCGGCATCACCTCCATCAGTATTTCGCAGCTTTCCAGGAAGAACAACAAGCTGTCGCCGGAACTTTTACAGCAGCTATTTGTCGATCTGGTCGCTCAGGTCACTCGCATTCGCACGCCTGCCGCTGGGCGAGTCGGTACGGTTAAACTGCTGGATTCCACGACCATGAGTCTGTGTCTTAGCAAGTACAAGTGGGCAACGTACCGGAAAACGAAAGCCGGCGTGAAACTCCACTTACGCGTGACCTTCTGTGATCCGGATACGGTCTATCCGGAGAAGGCCGTGCTCACTCCGGCCAAGCCGTCAGATCGCACCCAAATGGATGCGCTCATCGATGAAACCGGCGCTACTTATGTATTTGACCGCGGCTACGTGGACTACGAGAAATACGACCAGTACTGCTGGGATGGAGTCTTCTTCGTTACTCGGTTGAAAGACAATGCTATTGTCGAAGTGATGGATGAATTTCCAACAGCGGAAGGCTCGGTCATGACTCGGGATCGCATGGTGAAGATCGGCAAAGGGGCCAAACAGATGAAGCATGTTCTTCGCCTCATCGAAACCGTCGATTTAAAAGGAAATCCCATCCGAATCATAACGAACCGATTCGATCTGACCGCTGAAGAAATCGGCGACTTGTACCGCAATCGCTGGAAGATTGAAACCTTCTTCCGATGGTTGAAGCAGCATCTGAAGTTGACGCGATTCTACGGTGAAGATGAAAACGCCGTATGGAACCAGATCCTGATTTGCCTGATTAGTTACTGCCTTCTGCTCCTGATGAAACTGGAGCTCTCGACAACTAAGTCGCTGCTTGATCTAAGCCGACTACTAAAATCGAATCTCACCAAGTCGTGGGAAGTTTTTAAAGCGGCTGTATTTCGAAAACCAGCACGCACTTCGAAAGGTCGGCAGAAGGTCGTGAAGAGCTAA
- a CDS encoding YrzI family small protein translates to MYIPMIFFSILIKKRERSPEEIEALYRQDLAIKEWEERRMNQQAMFPEYVRW, encoded by the coding sequence ATGTATATTCCCATGATTTTTTTCAGCATACTCATTAAAAAGCGGGAACGTTCTCCAGAGGAAATAGAAGCCCTCTACCGCCAGGACCTGGCGATCAAGGAATGGGAAGAAAGGCGCATGAACCAGCAGGCCATGTTCCCTGAATACGTTCGCTGGTAA